One window from the genome of Megalobrama amblycephala isolate DHTTF-2021 linkage group LG4, ASM1881202v1, whole genome shotgun sequence encodes:
- the atp6v0a2b gene encoding V-type proton ATPase 116 kDa subunit a, giving the protein MGSLFRSEEMCLAQLFLQSGSAYDCISELGELGLVEFRDLNPSVNSFQRKFVNEIKKCEEMERILGYLLREIKKEDIPLPEGEVNPAAPLPKHVMVIMEQLQRLELELSEVTRNKEKLQKNLLELTEYTHMLRITRNFVHHSVERESPQVQYEEFPFLEKEPVMDYTSMQRLGAKLGFISGLIQSVKIEAFERMLWRVCKGYTILSYSEVDQLLGDPDSGEPTRSVVFLISYWGDQIGQKVKKICDCYHCHLYPYPNSNEERTDVVEGLRTRIQDLHTVLHRTEDYLRQVLIKASESVYIWVIQVKKMKAIYHILNLCSFDVTNKCLIAEVWCPVNDLPALRRALEDGSRKSGATVPSFVNRIPSSDTPPTLIRTNKFTSGFQNIVDAYGVGSYREVNPAPYTIITFPFLFAVMFGDLGHGIIMALFALWMVIYENDRKLKKTRNEIWNIFFEGRYIILLMGIFSVYTGLIYNDCFSKSLNLFGSGWNVSAMFKHGDWNWSTVHSNGILALNPNVTGVFKGPYPLGIDPIWNLASNRLTFLNSYKMKMSVIVGIIHMTFGVVLGVFNHLHFRRTYNLYLIFIPELLFLLCLFGYLVFMIIYKWLFFTVRDSQTAPSILIHFINMFLMQGDSGQPLFPGQAGLQVFLVIVAVFSVPVLLLGKPLYLYWQHKGRDRLSMYRGYQRVRRNSEEELSLMQAHDMEEGSSLDSHSSSSDSQSEELDFADLFLNQSIHTIEYCLGCISNTASYLRLWALSLAHAQLSEVLWAMVMRDGLRVNTSLGVVLLVPAFGLFAVLTVSILLVMEGLSAFLHALRLHWVEFQNKFYSGAGVKFVPFAFALMHSSFENDGLL; this is encoded by the exons ATGGGTTCGTTGTTTCGGAGTGAGGAGATGTGTCTGGCCCAGCTCTTTCTGCAGTCCGGATCCGCCTACGACTGCATCAGTGAACTCGGCGAACTCGGACTGGTGGAGTTCAGAGAC CTCAACCCAAGTGTGAACTCTTTTCAGCGCAAGTTTGTCAACGAAATCAAGAAATGTGAAGAGATGGAGAGGATTCTAG GATATCTGTTAAGGGAAATTAAAAAAGAAGACATCCCACTGCCAGAAGGGGAGGTGAACCCAGCTGCACCATTACCCAAACATGTGATGGTCATAATG GAACAGCTTCAGAGACTGGAACTAGAGCTGAGTGAGGTCACCAGGAACAAGGAGAAACTCCAGAAGAACCTTCTAGAACTGACTGAGTACACGCATATGCTTCGCATCACACGCAACTTTGTGCACCACAGTGTAGAG AGGGAGTCGCCGCAGGTCCAGTATGAAGAGTTTCCGTTTCTAGAGAAAGAACCTGTGATGGACTACACCAGCATGCAGAGGCTTGGAGCCAAGCTTGG GTTCATTTCTGGACTCATCCAGAGTGTGAAAATCGAGGCATTTGAGCGAATGCTCTGGAGAGTGTGTAAGGGCTACACCATCCTCAGCTACTCTGAAGTAGATCAGCTTCTGGGCGACCCTGATTCG GGGGAACCAACCAGGAGTGTGGTGTTCCTTATCTCCTACTGGGGAGATCAGATTGGACAGAAAGTTAAGAAGATATGTGACTG CTACCACTGTCACCTGTACCCGTACCCCAACAGTAATGAGGAGAGGACAGATGTGGTGGAGGGGCTCCGTACACGCATTCAGGACTTGCACACG GTTCTTCACCGGACTGAGGATTACTTGAGGCAGGTGTTGATCAAGGCCTCAGAGTCTGTGTACATTTGGGTAATCCAGGTTAAGAAAATGAAGGCCATATACCACATCCTCAACCTCTGCAGTTTTGATGTCACAAACAAGTGCCTCATAGCTGAGGTGTGGTGTCCTGTAAATGATCTGCCTGCTCTTCGGAGAGCACTAGAGGATGGATCG AGAAAGAGTGGAGCCACTGTTCCCTCGTTTGTCAATCGTATCCCGAGCAGTGACACTCCACCGACCCTCATACGCACCAACAAGTTTACCTCAGGCTTTCAGAATATAGTGGATGCCTATGGCGTGGGCAGCTACAGAGAGGTCAACCCAG CTCCATATACAATCATTACCTTTCCCTTCCTGTTTGCTGTGATGTTTGGAGACCTCGGGCACGGCATCATCATGGCACTGTTTGCTCTGTGGATGGTTATCTATGAGAATGACCGCAAACTGAAGAAAACCAGGAATGAG ATCTGGAACATTTTTTTCGAGGGCCGTTACATCATCCTGTTGATGGGCATATTTTCAGTCTACACCGGATTAATATACAATGACTGCTTCTCCAAATCACTCAACCTGTTCGGCTCGGGGTGGAACGTCAGCGCCATGTTCAAGCATGGAGACTGGAA TTGGAGCACAGTCCACTCAAATGGCATCCTTGCACTGAATCCAAATGTCACAGGAGTCTTTAAAGGGCCCTATCCTCTGGGGATAGACCCG ATCTGGAACCTGGCATCAAACCGTCTCACCTTCCTGAACTCCTATAAGATGAAGATGTCTGTGATTGTAGGAATAATTCACATGACTTTTGGAGTCGTCCTTGGCGTTTTCAATCACTT GCACTTCAGAAGGACATATAATCTGTACCTGATATTTATTCCTGAGCTGCTCTTCCTGCTGTGTCTCTTTGGCTATCTGGTCTTCATGATCATCTATAAGTGGCTGTTTTTCACAGTTCGAGACTCTCAGACAGCCCCCAGCATCCTCATCCACTTCATCAACATGTTCCTGATGCAGGGGGACTCTGGCCAACCCCTTTTCCCAGGACAG GCTGGGCTTCAAGTGTTTCTGGTGATTGTGGCCGTGTTCTCTGTGCCCGTGTTATTATTGGGCAAACCTCTCTACCTCTATTGGCAACACAAGGGCAGAGACCGCCTGAGCATGTACAGG GGGTATCAGCGTGTACGACGGAACAGTGAGGAGGAGCTCTCTCTCATGCAAGCTCATGATATGGAGGAAGGCAGCAGCCTGGACAGCCACTCATCCAGctctgacagccaatcagaggag cttgattttgcagatCTGTTCctcaatcaatccatccacaCTATAGAGTACTGTCTGGGCTGCATCTCTAACACTGCGTCTTACCTCCGCCTGTGGGCTCTCAGCCTGGCACATGCCC AGCTCTCTGAAGTATTGTGGGCGATGGTGATGCGGGACGGCCTACGTGTGAACACTAGTCTGGGTGTTGTGCTCCTGGTGCCTGCTTTTGGTCTGTTTGCTGTCCTCACTGTGTCCATCCTGCTGGTGATGGAGGGACTTTCAGCCTTCCTTCATGCTCTCAGACTCCACTG GGTGGAGTTTCAAAATAAGTTCTACAGCGGCGCTGGCGTCAAGTTTGTACCGTTTGCCTTCGCTCTCATGCACAGCAGCTTTGAAAACGATGGGCTGTTATGA
- the trmt2a gene encoding tRNA (uracil-5-)-methyltransferase homolog A: protein MTDVTVDKNDPAGSLPSTDNEPDDLMEEKNEENQPAATAEGEGAASDVYRYIKGDLFTSEIFKVEIQNLPKYIGFNDLKKFLNKHGINPHKIKLFSRQMFAFVTFKNQEERDKAMKAVHGMQWKSKVLSVRLAKPKADPILKKRKQEEETEGGPPGAKRAAGCQELGEDEEEPLNIQIANAVTPLWNVPYEEQLKRKEKEVEGVLQKLTREIGNNNKAMLPWLFVQKEKHNKMCCPLEAIRPSPVQTEYRNKCEFVIGVGADGEDKTVGFRLGKYKGGSCAVVSPSETTHVSSEAKRVVQEFQQFIRTTPYAVYSPETYEGHWRQLTVRTSRIKQTMAIVFFNPQKLPEEELEELKRNLRQYFTEGEGKESCITSLYFVRMGQRTSAGTDDLPCEHVTGEECIHEELLGLKFRISPHSFFQTNTPAAEVLYSAVGEWAQLDQDSTVLDVCCGTGTIGISLAKRVKKVIGIELCQEAVEDAKANAEANGLTNVEFHCGKAEDVFPTVLNAVVSPNITAIVDPPRAGLHSKVILAIRRAEHLKRLVYVACNAKAAMNNFIDLCRAPSNRVRGAPFRPVRAMAVDLFPQTMHCETILLFERVDYSSNTDSQTTET from the exons ATGACAGATGTTACTGTTGACAAGAATGATCCAGCTGGTTCATTACCGAGCACAGACAATGAACCAGATGACCTGATGGAGGAGAAAAACGAAGAGAATCAGCCAGCAGCAACAGCAGAAGGAGAGGGTGCAGCCAGTGATGTGTACCGTTACATCAAAGGAGATCTCTTTACCTCCGAGATCTTTAAAGTTGAGATTCAAAACTTGCCCAAGTACATTGGTTTTAATGACTTGAAGAAGTTCCTCAACAAGCATGGGATCAATCCTCACAAAATCAAGCTGTTTAGCAGACAGATGTTTGCCTTTGTCACTTTTAAGAACCAGGAGGAGAGGGACAAGGCCATGAAGGCAGTGCACGGCATGCAATGGAAGAGTAAAGTGCTGAGTGTACGGCTGGCCAAGCCCAAAGCTGATCCCATCCTCAAGAAGAGGAAACAAGAGGAGGAAACCGAAGGTGGCCCGCCCGGTGCAAAACGTGCTGCGGGTTGCCAGGAGCTAGGGGAGGATGAGGAAGAGCCTCTCAATATCCAGATTGCCAATGCCGTGACACCCTTGTGGAACGTGCCTTATGAAGAACAGCTGAAGAGGAAAGAGAAAGAAGTTGAAGGTGTTCTCCAGAAACTGACCAG GGAAATtggcaacaacaacaaagccaTGCTTCCCTGGCTGTTCGTtcaaaaagagaaacacaacaAAATGTGCTGCCCACTCGAGGCCATAAGACCATCACCTGTGCAG ACAGAGTACAGGAATAAGTGCGAGTTTGTGATTGGAGTGGGAGCAGATGGAGAGGATAAGACTGTGGGCTTTCGTTTGGGTAAGTATAAAGGAGGATCCTGTGCAGTAGTGAGTCCATCAGAAACCACCCATGTGTCTTCTGAGGCCAAGAGGGTTGTGCAGGAGTTCCAGCAGTTTATCAG GACGACTCCATATGCGGTATACAGTCCAGAGACTTATGAGGGTCATTGGCGGCAACTGACAGTACGAACAAGCAGGATAAAGCAAACCATGGCCATTGTTTTTTTCAATCCACAG AAACTCCCAGAAGAAGAACTTGAGGAACTGAAACGAAACCTGCGTCAGTATTTTACCGAAGGAGAAGGAAAAGAAAGTTGCATCACATCTTTGTACTTTGTGAGAATGGGACAAAG GACATCTGCGGGTACAGACGACCTGCCATGTGAACATGTGACCGGAGAAGAATGCATTCACGAAGAGCTTCTCGGACTAAAATTTCGCATTTCTCCTCACTCATTTTTCCAG ACAAACACACCTGCTGCTGAGGTTCTGTACTCTGCTGTGGGTGAATGGGCTCAACTGGACCAGGACAGCACTGTGCTGGATGTGTGCTGTGGGACAGGAACCATCGGCATCTCACTGGCAAAG AGGGTGAAGAAGGTGATTGGCATTGAATTGTGCCAGGAGGCAGTGGAAGATGCTAAGGCTAACGCTGAAGCTAACG GCTTGACCAATGTTGAATTCCACTGTGGAAAGGCTGAAGATGTGTTCCCCACTGTTCTTAATGCTGTGGTATCCCCCAACATCACGGCAATCGTCGATCCTCCGAGAGCAGGGCTAC ATTCCAAAGTTATTCTAGCAATCAGAAGAGCAGAACATTTGAAGAGACTCGTCTACGTCGCCTGCAATGCCAAAGCAGCTATGAACAATTTTATTGa TCTCTGTAGAGCTCCTTCTAACCGTGTGCGAGGAGCCCCCTTCCGTCCAGTGAGAGCTATGGCTGTTGACCTCTTCCCCCAGACCATGCACTGTGAAACCATCCTGCTGTTTGAAAGAGTGGACTACAGCTCCAATACTGACAGTCAGACCACTGAGACTTGA